The sequence ACAGTGACACCAAGCCCTGTGAACAAACCAGAAGGCAGAGCGCTGTGCACCCTGCCCGGCCCCACCACCCCCCTTGCCACCTGCTCTTGCTCCCAGGTAAGCGGTAACCTGCACAGGTGCACTGTGggttttgggaaaactggatctCCCTGCACCAGAAGGGGTGGAGGGGAAGGGGTGTCTGTGACCTCATGAACAAGCATGTGACCTTGGCTCTGGCTCCATAAATACCCGAGGCCCAGCGGGAGGGCCACCCAGAGGCTGATGCACACCATGGGGCGTCTGCAACTGGTTGTCTTGGGCCTCGCCTGCTGCTGGGCAGTGGCCAGTGCTGCGAAGGTAAGAGCTCAGCAGAGGGGCAGGTCCTGCTCTTCTCCCCTCACTCACATCTGGAAACTTCAGGCCAGGCTGAGAAAGAGAGCCCAGCATAGCCCCAGGGCAGTTCCCGGGCACTCACCCTCATTTCTGTGGAGACAGGGGCCAGGTAAAATGCAGGATGCCCAGTTCCATTTGAATTTCCGATAAACTGCCAAGAACTGCTGTGTAAGTATTTCGCATGCAATATTTGAAACAcacatgggccgggcgcagtggctcacgcctgtaatcccagcactttgggaggcccaggtgggtggatcacttgaggtcaggagttggagaccagcctggccaacatggtgaaaccctatctctattaaaaatacaaatgttagttgcgcatggtggtgggtgcctgtaatgccagctacttgggaggctgaggcaagagaattgcttcaagctggggggtggaggttgcagtgagctgagatcacgccactgcactccagcctgggtgacagagtgagactgtctcaaaagtataaaagaaaaagaaaacaatgaaacataCTGAAAAAACAATTCGCTGTTTACCTGAAATGCAAATGTAATTGGATCTCTTGAATTTGCATTTGCTCAGCCTGGTGATCCCACCTACCAAGCTCTCTGATGGACACTGTTGCCGTTTTaaagaaggggaagcaggccaGGGGCAGGGAGGGTGGAGAGCAGGCAGATGGGGTGGAGAGAggcaggcagacagcccagcatCGCACAGCTGCTACCTCCTACTGAGCGGGAACCTGAGAGCTGGGCTATTCCACACGGGGTCCGGGTCCCTTCAGAGGGAGAGCCCGCAGGCAGGAGGTCTCTCAAGCATCCATAAAATCCGCCCTCTCTGCCTGTGAGGGGGAAGCCACAGAAACCCCAAGCCCAGGAAGCCGGTGTCGGCGCCCGGCCCAGTCCTTGCCCCCAGCAGGACTCACACAGGGGACCCCAGATGCCGACCACACTGTTCTCGTGCCTGCTCTCTCAGGCCCTGGACACTCCTCTCTCCACCCCCACTGCCTGCTCTCCACAGTCTCTGGCCCTGGGACCTGGAGGTTTGGGCAGTGGTCCTGGGCTCCTGACTCAAAGGAGAGGTCATCCTCTTCTGGGGCGAGCTCTTCTTGGGGTGCTGAGAGGCCTTGGGCAGGTCAGCACGACCCCTCCCCATTCCCCCGCCTGAGGCCCTCAGGCCAGTCTCAATTGCACAGGGACACTTCTGCCATGTGACTTCTCTACACTGTCTCCCAGAggtggggcggggctggggggAGCTGGCACGAGGAGACACGGATGCCCCGCAGGGGTTACCCACGATGTCTGCAGGTGTTGCCTCTGGCTCCTTCCCTCCAGTTCCAACCACTCTCCCATCCCGGTGTGGCAGGGGCCCATCAGCCTAGACTTCAGAGGGCTGCTGGGACCCTGGCTGGGCCAGAGGGTGCAGGGCCACCCTGCCCTTCCCCACCTGGAACCTGGCACAGGTGAGAGCCAGCAAGCAACCACTGGCTGCCACCATGCACCACGTGCAGGAGGAGCTGCTGCCCAAGATGGAAAGGAGGTGGCACTGGGCAGACAGTTGCCTCTCAACAGCGTGACTTCAAGCCCAAAAGCTACCTAGCCTCAGTTCCCTCAGGGACAGAGGGTGGATGAGCACCAACCTCCAGACCCCTTGTGGGGATGGACAACTTGGTGCACAGAGGCAGTTCTCATGGCACAGGGAAGCGTGGTGGAGGTTGCGGGGGGTCCCTGGGGGGGGGTTCTTTACCAGCAGGGGGCACAGGAGCTCTGGGGACTTGGGTATGGGGACATCGACTTTGTGCCCAGCCAGCTAGGCCCTGTGCAGGGAGACAGGAGGAGGGAAATGCAGACCCCACCCCTCAGGAAGGAGGAAGGTTGGTGTGAAACATCCCAGGTACACTGAGCATTGggtgcactcctgcctgagctcCTGCCTGTCGCTCATCCTCCACATGGGCATGGGGAAACAGGATCGGAGTCAAAGCTGGGCGACCACAGCCTGAACCCAAACTTCCATCCCACCTCTTGGCAGGCTTCCCTAGTGGGAACACTGGTCGAACCAGTTTCCTCTAAGAATCTGGGAGTAGGACACCCCCAGGGATAAGGAGGGGAAGAGGAACCCTCAAGCCCTGAGCAGTGTGGGGCAGAGGGTGCTGTCTGGGTCTCCTAGGCAAAGCTGTCTTGCTTTGAAGCTGTCTTTGCCTCTGGGCACCCAGTGTTGGCTTGCCTTGCCCACTCCAGATTCGGGCCGATGGGGCCTGAGCCTGCCTGACCCTGCCCGTGTTTCCCTCCCAGCTGGGCCCCGTGTACACGGAAGGTGGGTTCGTGGAAGGCGTCAATAAgaagctcggcctcctgggtgACTCTGTGGACATCTTCAAGGGCATCCCCTTCGCAGCTCCCACCAAGGCCCTGGAGAACCCCCAGCCACACCCCGGCTGGCAAGGTGGGAGTGGGTGGTGCCGGACTGGCCCTGTGGTGGGGCTGGTGAAGGCGACTGCCTTCCTCATGCCAACTCCTCCTGCCACCCGCAGGGACCCTGAAGGCCAAGTCCTTCAGTAAGAGATGCCTGCAGGCCACCATCACCCAGGACAGCACCTACGGGGATGAAGACTGCCTGTACCTCAACATCTGGGTGCCCCAGGACAGGAAGCAAGGTCTGCCTGCCCCCTGCTCCACAAGGGAACTTCCCACGCAGCCAGAGCCCCGGATCTGCTCCTGGCTTGAGTCTGGGGCTGCAAAGCTGAACTGCCCTGCAATCCcgcagaggggagaggggagcgCCCGTGTCAGTCCCCCAGCCTGGGGCAGGGCCGTGCCTTGGAGCGCATCCCTGTCTCGGCCCCAGGCACCTGCTGCACAGGGTGGggagagggccaggcacggtgtctggGGTCACCGGCCGCTcccccatctcagtctcccggGACCTGCCCGTTATGATCTGGATCTATGGAGGCGCCTTCCTCATGGGGTCCGGCCACGGGGCCAACTTCCTCAGCAACTACTTGTATGACGGCGAGGAGATTGCCACACTCGGAAACGTCATCGTGGTCACCTTCAACTACCGTGTCGGCCCCCTTGGGTTCCTCAGCACTGGGGACGCCAACCTGCCAGGTGCGTGGGCTTCTTCGGCCCTGAGGTGGGGCGGCCAGCTTGCTGAGTCCAGCAGGGAGATTCTCCTCAGTGCCCCTCACCCCAAACAACCAGTAGCCGTCCACAGAAAGACCCAGAAGCTGGAGTAGAATCACGAGAAGCAGGAGGCCCTTGGCAGCCATAGCAAAATTAAAGATGCGGtggaggccaggtgaggtggctcatgcctgtaatcccaacactttaggaggctgacacaggtggatcacttgagcacagaagttcaagaccagcctggtaatcacagggagacccccatctctacaaaaaaataaaaaattagctggggaccaggcgcagtggctcaaccctctaatcccagcacgttgggagcccaaggcgggcggatcacatgaggtcgggagttcgagaccagcctgactaacatggagaaacctcttctctactaaaaatacagaattatccgggtgtggtggcacttgcctgtaatcccagctactcgggaggctgagacaggagaatagcttgaactcaggaggtggaggttgcagtgatccgagattgtgccactgcactccagcctgggtaacaagagcaaaaccccatctcaaaaaaaagaaaaattagctgggcatggtagctcatgcctctggtctcagctacctgggaggcagaggcagaaggatcgcttgagcccagggattgcaggctgcagtgaaccgtggtcgtgccactgtgctccagcctgggcgacagaatgaggcCCCATCTCAAACATAAAAGAGGCTGTGGGACAGACAGGCAAACAGGCTGAAGCTGAGAGATAAACCAGTAGAGCAGAGCCGAATGAGAGACAGAAAACGATACCTTGAGGCAGAGACAGCTGTGGACACAGAAGTGGCAGGACACAGACAAGAGGgactggggcaggggcaggagaggtGCATGGGCCTGACCATCCTGTTCCCCACAAACACTACCCCCTCTAGCACCCTACTGATCCAACCTCCTGGGGACCCACCCCCTCCAGCGCCCCACCTGACCCAGCTTCTCAGGTACCCACCATTTGCCAACCGGGGCTCTGCCGTGGCCCCAAGTCTGTTGAGGGCATTTCTGCCCCACCCACACTGGTCTCCCCTCCTGGAGGCCAGGCCTGGGCCACTAATCTCTAGcaccctctcccctgccctgcccgCAGGTAACTATGGCCTTCGGGATCAGCACATGGCCATTGCTTGGGTGAAGAGGAATATCGCGGCCTTCGGGGGGGACCCCAACAACATCACACTCTTTGGGGAGTCTGCTGGAGGTGCCAGCGTCTCTCTGCAGGTCTGGGGATCCCCGTGGGGAGGGCCTGCCCCACAGGTTGGGAGGAAGCTCAAAcgggaaggggaggtgggaggaggagcaTGGAGCTGGGGCTGTGATGCTGGGGTGTCCTCGGCCCAGCCTGGGGTGGGTGGAGTGGGGAGCAGCCTTGGTGACAGGATCTCTGGCTGTCGTAGACCCTCTCCCCCTACAACAAGGGCCTCATCCGGCGAGCCATCAGCCAGAGCGGCGTGGCCCTGAGCCCCTGGGTCATCCAGAAAAACCCACTCTTCTGGGCCAAAAAGGTAAACggaggagggcagggctgggcagcgTGGGGGCGGAATTGATACCCAGGTGGGGGCCGTCGTCATTTCCATTCTTTGTCTTGGACCCTGTCCTTGCCTTCCAATGGTCCGGAGCCCTGAGCACTGTCCTCACCTACCTGCCGGCCttgctcctgccctcaggtggcTGAGAAGGTGGGTTGCCCTGTGGACGATACCGCCAGGATGGCCAAGTGTCTGAAGGTTACTGACCCCCGAGCCCTGACGCTGGCCTATAAGATGCCGCTGGCAGGCATGGAGTGTGAGTAGCTGCTCGGGTTGGCGCATGGGGTCTCGAGGTGGGGGTTGTGGGGGTACCGCCAGGAAGTACTCTGGAGAAGAGAAGAAGGTGCCGGAGCTGTGGTCTGGTCCTGTTGCCATCAAACTGGTGACTCCCCTCAAAAGCCCCAGCTGTAAGGGAGAAGGGGAGCCATTTGggtgtttttgggttttttttttttttttttttggagatggagtctcactgttgcccagactgaagtgcagtgtcaggatctcagctcactgcaacctctgcctcctgggttcaagtgattctcctgactcagcctcctgtgtagctgggactacaggtacatgccaccatgcccagctctttttgttgtatgtttagtagggatggagtttcaccgtgttagccaggatggtctcgctcttgagacctcgtgatccgcccgccttggcctcccaaagtgctgggattacaggtgtgagccaccgtgcccagcaatttttgtatttttagcagagacagggtttcaccatgttggccaggctggtctcgaactcctgacctcaggtgatccgcccgcctcagccccccaaagtgctgagattacaggtgtgagccactgtgctcggccccttctttcttcttatctCCCATGAGTTACAGACTCCTCCTTTGAGaagctgatgaacatttggggcCCCTCCCCCACCTCATGTATTCATATGCCGTCATTTGCATACAATTTCAGGCAGATCCATAGACCCCAGAGCAAGAGCCTTTGTGCTAAATGacagttcattcattcagcaaacatttactgaactgTAGCACTGGGGCCTCCAGCTCCACTATTCTGTACCCCGGGAAGGCCTGGGGACCCCATCCACAAACACCTGTGCATGGCCGCTGCACCAGCTTGCCAGGCTAACGCTCTCCCTTGCATATTCTTCTATGGCAACGTGCCATGAAGCCAAGTCATCTGCATGTTTACCTGACATGAGCTCAACTGCATGGGCTGGACACGCCCAAACAAAGCAAGCCGCACGGTTCCGCTGGAAGCAAAGcccactgtgctgggcccagtGACAGCcgggccccgcctgcctcagcagcCACAGGGTCCTCTAGGGGCCAGTCCGGGAGTCTGGAGAGCAATGCAGACCTCACACCATTTTTGGCTAATGGAGTGGACCCCGGCCCTGAGAGAGGGAGCTCCTTCTCCATCAGTTCCCTCAGCGGCTTCTAAGTTTCCTCCTTCCTAGTTCAGGCccagcagagagaggagagggaggggctgCCGCTGAAGAGGACAGATCTGGCCCTAGACAGTGGCTGTCAGCCTGGGGACGTGTGGCAGGGCCTGGAGACGTTTGTGATTGTCACGGCTGGGGAGGGGGTGCTCCTGGCACCTTGTGGGTTGAGGCCGGGGATGCTCTAAACATCCTACAGGGCACAGGATGCCCCGATGGTGCAGAATCAACCCGGCCCCAAGTGTCCTTAGATCAGAGAAGGGAGGAAATAGCCAACTCCAGCCCTGAGAGGCAAGGGGTGGCTCAGGGGACACTGGAAGGTACAAGAACCTCCTGGCTCTCCCACCCAGACCCCATGCTGTACTATCTGGGCTTCATCCCTGTCATTGATGGAGACTTCATCCCCGATGACCCCATCAACCTGTACGCCAATGCCGCCGACATCGACTATATAGCAGGCACCAACAACATGGACGGCCACTTGTTCGCCAGCATCGACATGCCTGCCATCAACAAGGACAACAAGGAAGTCACGGAGTAAGCAGGGGGCACAGGACCCAGGGGCGACCCGTGCTGGAGGGCGGCCGGGAAGGCACTGGTGAGGGGGCCAGCCTGGAGGAGGAAGACACTCAGTGGAGGACTGGGAGTGAGGAAGTTAGCACCGGTCGGGGTGGGTACGCACAGGGGGAGTGTCAGTGCCTACTTGGTCCCCGCAGGGAGGACTTCTACAAGCTGGTCAGTGGGCTCACAATGACCAAGGGGCTCAGAGGTGCCAAGACTACCTTTGATGTCTACACTGAGTCCTGGGCCCAGGACCCATCCCAGGAGAACAAGAAGAAGACTGTGGTGGACTTTGAGACCGATATCCTCTTCCTGGTGCCCACCGAGATTGCCCTGGCCCAGCACAGAGCCAACGCCAAGTGAGGATCTGGGCAGGGGGTGGCTTCTGGGGCCCTTCCTGGGGTGCTGCACCTGCCAGCCGAGGCCTCACTGTGAGTGACTCTCAGGTGTCTGGGTTGACTGGGAAAGTGGTGCTTGAGTCCCCACCTGTGCCTGCCTCATCCACTTTGCTGAGGCCTGGCAAGACTTGAGGGCCTCTTTTTCCCTCCCAGCCTACAGGGGTTTACGAACCCCACGATCCTCTGCCCTGCTCAGCCCTGCACCCCATGGTCCTTCCCACTGGAGAATTCTTGAGCTACCTTCCATCCCCCACACTGTGCATTGAGACGACACTGGACAATGGTTTCTATCCACTGACTCTTATGGGCCTCGACTTTGCCAATTTACAAAACAGTTTCAGCCCACAGCCAGATTAAAAATCTTCATGTAATAATAgccaattataataaaaaataaggccagccacagtagctcacgcctgtaatcccagcactttgggaggtcaaggcgggaggatcacttgaggtcaggagttggagaccggcctggccaacatggcaaaaccccatctctactaaaaatacaaaaatcagccaggcgtggtggtgcacacctataatcccagctactcaggaggctgaggcaggagaattgattgacccggggaggtggaggttgcagtgagccgagattacgccactgcactccaccaggggcaacagagtgggactgtGTCTCCAATAAATGagtagataaataataaaaataaaaaatcagttagGAATACGAAAAAGATAGGAAGATAAAAGGATACCGAGAAGTCTAGGATGAAAGCTTTGCAGCAACTAAGCAATACATTTAGCTGTGAGCCTCTTTTCACTGAAGGCGAAAAGGGAAACAGTTGAGAGGCCTATACCTTGTCCAATCTAATTGAAGAATGCACATGCACTTGGAGAGCAAAATATTTCTTGATACTGAATTCTAGAAGGAAGGTGCCTCACAGTGTTTTGTGGAGGTGAAGTATAAATTCAACAGAAATGGCAGAACCCATGAATCCATGaatttggttctcagctttcCCTCTCCTGGGTCTGAGAAGCTCCATCTCTTCATGTGAATCCCTCAGACCCTTCCCTGCCCACTGCCTGGGACCTCCCTCCAGGGCCAGTCTGTGGGCTGGGCGGTCCCCGGTGAGCACCCTGCCTACTTGGATGGTCTCTCCCCTCCAGGAGTGCCAAGACCTACAGCTACCTGTTTTCCCATCCCTCTCGGATGCCCACTTACGCCAAATGGATGGGGGCAGACCATGCAGATGACATCCAGTACGTTTTCGGGAAGCCCTTCGCCACCCCCAACGGCTACCGGCCCCAAGACAGGACAGTCTCCAAGGCCATGATCGCCTACTGGACCAATTTTGCCAAAACAGGGTAAGGCGTGGGTTGAGAGCAGGGCGAAGGGCTGCAGCCGAGAAGGGCCTCCCACCACAAGGCCCTGTTCCCTCACTTGCCAGCAGagggactttgggcaagtcacttaacctccccCTGCATCGGAATCCATGTGTGTTTACGAGGATAAGAGCTACTGGCAGTCCCAAGCCCGCGCACGTGCACAGCCTGTGTCCCGTATACAGTGAGGGGCCACGGTGCCCAGGGCCAGCTCAGAGGACGGGGATGGCTCAGGCGTGCGGGTGCAGAGCAGGGTTTCAGCCCCCTGGGAGTCCCCAGCCCCTGCACAGCCTCTTCTCACTCTGCAGGGACCCCAACACGGGCGACTCGGCTGTGCCCACACACTGGGAACCCTACACCTCGGAAAACGGCAGCTACCTGGAGATCACCAAGAAGATGGATGGCAGCTCCCTGAAGCGGGGCCTGAGAACCAACTTCCTGCGCTACTGGACCCTCACCTATGTGGCGCTGCCCACGGTGACCGACCAGGAGGCCACCCCCGTGCCCCCCACAGGTGACTCCGACGCCACTCCTGTGCCACCCACAGGTGACTCCGAGGCCACCCCCGTGCCCCCCACAGGTGACTCCGAGGCCACCCCCGTGCCCCCCACAGGTGACTCCGAGGCCACTCCTGTGCCGCCCACAGGTGACTCCGAGGCTGCCCCCGTGCCCCCAACGGGTGACTCTGAGGCCACTCCTGTGCCGCCCACAGGTGACTCCGAGGCTGCCCCTGTGCCCCCAACGGGTGACTCTGAGGCCACCCCCGTGCCCCCAACGGGGGACTCTGAGGCCACCCCTGTACACCCCTCGGGTGACTCCGAGGCCGCCCCTGTGCCCCCCACAGATGACTCCAAGGGAGCTCAGATGCCTGTAGTCATTAGTTTCTAGCATCCCATGAGCCTTGGTCTTAAGAGGCCGCAAGGGTGGGACCCCAGGGGCTCCCCTCCCGTCTTAAGCTCTTCCTGAATAAAACCTCATTTCCCTGTCTGGAGTCTTTCTTTGCTCCCAAGGCTAAGCTGCGGGATCTGCCTGTCAATTGCAGGCTTGCTTTTTCATGCCCAGCTCGTCTGTCTTTGGCCAGAGGCGGCCTCAGGTTGGTCTCTGTAGTCCTTTGACACAACCCTTCGTTCTTGGGTACCTTCCTTACTTAGAGCCACCGCGATGCTGCAAACTCCAGCCCCTCCCTGGCATTTCCTGCCATGGACCTGGGCCAACCATTTCCCCAGGGCGCACTCCTTTGTCAGTGTGAACATGCTGTTTAGAGACCCCAATCTGGTCACCAGGGGTGGTGCTTGCTCCTGGGATTTCTTTACCGCTAGGGCTTTGGAAGAGACAGAGCCaggaaataagtattttttttaatcaattaaaaaaaaataaagtatgaggccgggcacagtggctcatgcctgtattcctagcactttgggaggccgaggcaggaggatcacttgaggtcaggagttcgaaagtagcctggccaacatggtgaaactccatctctactaaaaatacaaaaaattagccaggtgtggtggcacgcacctgaggtcccagctgagggagaagaatcgcttgagctcgggaggcggaggttgcagtgagctgagatcgcaccactgcactccagcctgggtgacagagcgagacacgatctcaaataataataataataataaaagtatgaATTCATGCAGGCATTTCCCAGTTGTAAGATTGTCAGGTTTTACTTCTCTGATTTTAcaactgtttctttttctacctATGCTAAAAGTCTGGGTTCCTGACAGCAACAGCATCGTTTATGTTCTTTTCCCTATAACATACATATGCTAGTTTTGAAATATAAGATATTGCAATAAATCATATAAGTTATATTTAAAGTGCATgaatttaaataacaaattataaattatataaagtaatatatgataaaatattaagaCTACTAAGGATCATTTAAGATCGATTTGCTCATTCTCCTTAAATTCTCCCACAGAATAAACAATTGTGCCTCCTGGTCCTTTGAGTAA is a genomic window of Chlorocebus sabaeus isolate Y175 chromosome 12, mChlSab1.0.hap1, whole genome shotgun sequence containing:
- the CEL gene encoding bile salt-activated lipase isoform X1 encodes the protein MPFSLTVTPSPVNKPEGRALCTLPGPTTPLATCSCSQLGPVYTEGGFVEGVNKKLGLLGDSVDIFKGIPFAAPTKALENPQPHPGWQGTLKAKSFSKRCLQATITQDSTYGDEDCLYLNIWVPQDRKQVSRDLPVMIWIYGGAFLMGSGHGANFLSNYLYDGEEIATLGNVIVVTFNYRVGPLGFLSTGDANLPGNYGLRDQHMAIAWVKRNIAAFGGDPNNITLFGESAGGASVSLQTLSPYNKGLIRRAISQSGVALSPWVIQKNPLFWAKKVAEKVGCPVDDTARMAKCLKVTDPRALTLAYKMPLAGMEYPMLYYLGFIPVIDGDFIPDDPINLYANAADIDYIAGTNNMDGHLFASIDMPAINKDNKEVTEEDFYKLVSGLTMTKGLRGAKTTFDVYTESWAQDPSQENKKKTVVDFETDILFLVPTEIALAQHRANAKSAKTYSYLFSHPSRMPTYAKWMGADHADDIQYVFGKPFATPNGYRPQDRTVSKAMIAYWTNFAKTGDPNTGDSAVPTHWEPYTSENGSYLEITKKMDGSSLKRGLRTNFLRYWTLTYVALPTVTDQEATPVPPTGDSDATPVPPTGDSEATPVPPTGDSEATPVPPTGDSEATPVPPTGDSEAAPVPPTGDSEATPVPPTGDSEAAPVPPTGDSEATPVPPTGDSEATPVHPSGDSEAAPVPPTDDSKGAQMPVVISF
- the CEL gene encoding bile salt-activated lipase isoform X3 — protein: MHTMGRLQLVVLGLACCWAVASAAKLGPVYTEGGFVEGVNKKLGLLGDSVDIFKGIPFAAPTKALENPQPHPGWQGTLKAKSFSKRCLQATITQDSTYGDEDCLYLNIWVPQDRKQVSRDLPVMIWIYGGAFLMGSGHGANFLSNYLYDGEEIATLGNVIVVTFNYRVGPLGFLSTGDANLPGNYGLRDQHMAIAWVKRNIAAFGGDPNNITLFGESAGGASVSLQTLSPYNKGLIRRAISQSGVALSPWVIQKNPLFWAKKVAEKVGCPVDDTARMAKCLKVTDPRALTLAYKMPLAGMEYPMLYYLGFIPVIDGDFIPDDPINLYANAADIDYIAGTNNMDGHLFASIDMPAINKDNKEVTEEDFYKLVSGLTMTKGLRGAKTTFDVYTESWAQDPSQENKKKTVVDFETDILFLVPTEIALAQHRANAKSAKTYSYLFSHPSRMPTYAKWMGADHADDIQYVFGKPFATPNGYRPQDRTVSKAMIAYWTNFAKTGDPNTGDSAVPTHWEPYTSENGSYLEITKKMDGSSLKRGLRTNFLRYWTLTYVALPTVTDQEATPVPPTGDSDATPVPPTGDSEATPVPPTGDSEATPVPPTGDSEATPVPPTGDSEAAPVPPTGDSEATPVPPTGDSEAAPVPPTGDSEATPVPPTGDSEATPVHPSGDSEAAPVPPTDDSKGATPVPATGDSESAPVPAMGDSQDAPVPLTGDSEAAPVPTSGDSKASPIPTMGDSEAAPVPPTGDSKGAQMPVVIGF
- the CEL gene encoding bile salt-activated lipase isoform X2 → MHTMGRLQLVVLGLACCWAVASAAKLGPVYTEGGFVEGVNKKLGLLGDSVDIFKGIPFAAPTKALENPQPHPGWQGTLKAKSFSKRCLQATITQDSTYGDEDCLYLNIWVPQDRKQVSRDLPVMIWIYGGAFLMGSGHGANFLSNYLYDGEEIATLGNVIVVTFNYRVGPLGFLSTGDANLPGNYGLRDQHMAIAWVKRNIAAFGGDPNNITLFGESAGGASVSLQTLSPYNKGLIRRAISQSGVALSPWVIQKNPLFWAKKVAEKVGCPVDDTARMAKCLKVTDPRALTLAYKMPLAGMEYPMLYYLGFIPVIDGDFIPDDPINLYANAADIDYIAGTNNMDGHLFASIDMPAINKDNKEVTEEDFYKLVSGLTMTKGLRGAKTTFDVYTESWAQDPSQENKKKTVVDFETDILFLVPTEIALAQHRANAKSAKTYSYLFSHPSRMPTYAKWMGADHADDIQYVFGKPFATPNGYRPQDRTVSKAMIAYWTNFAKTGDPNTGDSAVPTHWEPYTSENGSYLEITKKMDGSSLKRGLRTNFLRYWTLTYVALPTVTDQEATPVPPTGDSDATPVPPTGDSEATPVPPTGDSEATPVPPTGDSEATPVPPTGDSEAAPVPPTGDSEATPVPPTGDSEAAPVPPTGDSEATPVPPTGDSEATPVHPSGDSEAAPVPPTDDSKGAQMPVVISF